A genomic segment from Micromonospora echinaurantiaca encodes:
- a CDS encoding RrF2 family transcriptional regulator — MRLNRSTDMALRIAMAAAAAGRRTTVDELAGQLALPRNHVAKLVQRLQRLGVLVTIRGRSGGVAFAEGGGQLTVGQVVRAFEGEDEVVGCDAPPCPLRAACQLRAELRRAQQAFLAVLDGVRLDDLVTGPAGPILLALGAPPAAPVDPAPAAPVAPVAPRSAGTVPAACAAAEAAER; from the coding sequence GTGAGGCTCAACCGGTCGACCGACATGGCGCTGCGGATCGCCATGGCCGCCGCCGCGGCGGGGCGCCGAACGACGGTGGACGAGCTGGCCGGGCAGTTGGCGCTGCCGCGCAACCACGTGGCGAAGCTGGTCCAGCGGTTGCAGCGGCTCGGCGTGCTGGTCACCATCCGGGGCCGGTCCGGCGGGGTGGCGTTCGCCGAGGGCGGCGGGCAGCTCACCGTGGGGCAGGTCGTCCGGGCGTTCGAGGGCGAGGACGAGGTGGTCGGCTGCGACGCGCCGCCCTGCCCGCTGCGGGCGGCCTGCCAGCTGCGCGCCGAGCTGCGCCGCGCCCAGCAGGCCTTCCTCGCCGTGCTCGACGGCGTACGCCTCGACGACCTCGTCACCGGGCCGGCCGGCCCGATCCTGCTCGCCCTCGGCGCGCCACCGGCCGCGCCCGTCGACCCGGCACCGGCCGCGCCGGTCGCGCCGGTCGCCCCGCGGTCGGCCGGCACCGTCCCGGCGGCGTGCGCCGCGGCCGAGGCAGCCGAGCGGTAG
- a CDS encoding globin domain-containing protein: MSTACLAGRARTAHRRRRQLVLTESSAAVVTATLPAVQAHGEAITHRFYRRMFDAHPELLDLFNRGNQATGAQQAALAGAVVAYAGHLTGGSKVPWGPILDRIAHKHASLGITATQYTIVGRHLLAAVGEVLGDAVTPAVAAAWDEVYWLLACELIAREARLYTLAGLAEGESVWRDWRVADKVRETPDVVSFAVVPVDGGAVPTFTPGQYTSVAVDLDGGRGQQIRQYSLSGRPGADHWRITVKRVRGTDGVPDGMVSTFLHQQVTVGDTLRLSPPFGEVSAVAGSGPLLLVSAGIGLTPAMAALEHLAATEPQRPVTLVHADRAGTAHAFRGELPRLHAALPNLRTTLWYEEVSDADLAGPTAEVAGGLVDPELIPVSPDAHVHLCGPLPFMNVVRGGLLRRGVPVERIAYEVFGPGMLRDERA; the protein is encoded by the coding sequence ATCTCAACTGCTTGTTTAGCTGGCCGGGCCCGAACGGCTCATCGGAGAAGGAGACAACTCGTGCTCACCGAGTCCTCAGCAGCAGTGGTGACGGCGACCCTGCCCGCCGTCCAGGCGCACGGGGAGGCGATCACCCACCGGTTCTACCGGCGGATGTTCGACGCGCACCCGGAACTGCTGGACCTGTTCAACCGGGGCAACCAGGCCACCGGGGCGCAGCAGGCGGCGCTGGCCGGCGCGGTGGTGGCGTACGCCGGGCACCTGACCGGCGGTTCCAAGGTGCCGTGGGGGCCGATCCTGGACCGGATCGCGCACAAGCACGCCTCGCTGGGCATCACCGCCACCCAGTACACGATCGTCGGTCGGCACCTGCTCGCCGCCGTCGGCGAGGTGCTGGGCGACGCGGTCACCCCGGCGGTCGCGGCGGCCTGGGACGAGGTCTACTGGCTGCTGGCCTGCGAGCTGATCGCCCGGGAGGCGCGTCTCTACACCCTCGCCGGCCTGGCCGAGGGTGAGTCGGTGTGGCGCGACTGGCGGGTGGCCGACAAGGTCCGGGAGACCCCCGACGTCGTCTCGTTCGCCGTGGTGCCGGTCGACGGCGGCGCGGTGCCCACCTTCACCCCCGGCCAGTACACGTCGGTCGCGGTCGACCTGGACGGTGGGCGTGGCCAGCAGATCCGGCAGTACAGCCTCTCCGGCCGTCCTGGCGCCGACCACTGGCGGATCACCGTCAAGCGGGTACGCGGCACCGACGGCGTCCCCGACGGCATGGTCTCCACCTTCCTGCACCAGCAGGTGACCGTCGGCGACACCCTCCGGCTCAGCCCGCCGTTCGGCGAGGTCAGCGCGGTCGCCGGGTCCGGACCGCTGCTGCTGGTCAGCGCGGGCATCGGGCTCACCCCGGCGATGGCCGCGCTGGAGCACCTGGCGGCCACCGAGCCGCAGCGCCCAGTGACGCTGGTGCACGCCGACCGGGCCGGCACCGCGCACGCCTTCCGCGGCGAGCTGCCGCGGCTGCACGCCGCGCTGCCCAACCTGCGCACCACCCTGTGGTACGAGGAGGTCAGCGACGCCGACCTGGCCGGGCCGACCGCCGAGGTGGCCGGTGGCCTGGTCGACCCGGAGCTGATCCCGGTCTCCCCCGACGCGCACGTGCACCTGTGTGGGCCGCTGCCGTTCATGAACGTGGTCCGCGGTGGCCTGCTGCGCCGCGGCGTCCCGGTCGAGCGGATCGCCTACGAGGTGTTCGGCCCGGGCATGCTCCGCGACGAGCGGGCCTGA
- a CDS encoding alpha-ketoglutarate-dependent dioxygenase AlkB codes for MTQAAYQPSMLDLTDAGPALGPLAGELRRHVLSRGVWVDHLPGWVRGSDQVLETLLRDVPWRAERRTMYDAEVDVPRLLCWYAGGRELPHPVLTEARETLTRHYAPELGEPFVTAGMCLYRSGRDSVAWHGDTLGRSAHSDTMVAIVSFGSPRPLLLRPRGGGGSLRFPLGHGDLIVMGGSCQRTWEHAIPKTARPVGPRVSVQFRPAGVA; via the coding sequence ATGACGCAGGCCGCCTACCAGCCGTCGATGCTCGACCTCACCGACGCCGGGCCGGCGCTCGGGCCGCTCGCCGGCGAGCTGCGCCGGCACGTGCTCAGCCGGGGCGTCTGGGTCGACCACCTGCCCGGCTGGGTGCGCGGCTCCGACCAGGTGCTCGAGACGCTGCTGCGGGACGTGCCGTGGCGGGCCGAGCGGCGCACCATGTACGACGCCGAGGTGGACGTGCCCCGCCTGCTCTGCTGGTACGCGGGCGGCCGGGAGCTGCCCCACCCGGTGCTCACCGAGGCGCGCGAGACGCTGACCCGGCACTACGCGCCGGAGCTGGGCGAGCCGTTCGTCACGGCCGGCATGTGCCTCTACCGCAGCGGCCGCGACAGCGTGGCCTGGCACGGCGACACGCTGGGCCGGTCGGCGCACAGCGACACGATGGTCGCCATCGTGTCGTTCGGCTCGCCCCGGCCGCTGCTGCTCCGCCCGCGCGGCGGCGGCGGCAGCCTGCGGTTCCCGCTCGGGCACGGCGACCTCATCGTGATGGGTGGCTCCTGCCAGCGCACCTGGGAACACGCCATCCCGAAGACCGCCCGGCCGGTCGGCCCCCGGGTCAGTGTGCAGTTCCGCCCCGCCGGCGTCGCCTGA
- a CDS encoding uracil-xanthine permease family protein — MTQSPTEPRSRWSPWSLHGDGRSIRPGDVVHPDERLSWPRTLGVGVQHVVAMFGATFTVPLITGFPPATTLFFSGLGTLLFLLITGNRLPSYLGSSFAFIAPVLAAKAGGDIGPALGGILVAGAALAVVGLVVQLAGSRWIDALMPPVVTGAIVALIGLNLAPVAWDGGGSGTGVKAQPLIAVVTLVAILLATVAFRGFLARLSILLGVVVGWVLAAALGDLDPKAVDGLRDAAWVGLPDFHAPSFSLRAVVLVIPVILVLIAENAGHVKAVAAMTGRNLDKDMGRAFLGDGLATVLAGSGGGSGTTTYAENIGVMAATRVYSTAAYWVAGVAAVLLGLSPKFGALILTVPAGVLGGATTALYGLIAILGARIWIENRVDFHDPVNLLTAAVAVIVGAANYTLTAGDLSFNGIALGTAAALVSYHGMRLIARLRGTTPETRPAPAPEL; from the coding sequence ATGACCCAGTCCCCCACCGAACCGCGATCCCGCTGGTCCCCCTGGTCCCTGCACGGCGACGGGCGGTCCATCCGCCCCGGCGACGTGGTCCACCCCGACGAACGACTCTCCTGGCCACGCACCCTCGGCGTCGGCGTGCAGCACGTGGTGGCGATGTTCGGCGCCACCTTCACCGTGCCGCTGATCACCGGCTTCCCGCCGGCCACCACGCTCTTCTTCTCCGGGCTGGGCACGCTGCTGTTCCTGCTGATCACCGGCAACCGGCTGCCCTCGTACCTCGGCTCGTCGTTCGCCTTCATCGCGCCGGTGCTCGCCGCCAAGGCCGGCGGGGACATCGGGCCGGCGCTCGGCGGCATCCTGGTGGCCGGCGCCGCGCTGGCCGTGGTCGGGCTGGTGGTGCAACTGGCCGGCTCACGCTGGATCGACGCGCTGATGCCGCCCGTGGTCACCGGCGCGATCGTCGCGCTGATCGGCCTGAACCTCGCCCCGGTCGCCTGGGACGGCGGCGGCAGCGGCACCGGCGTCAAGGCCCAGCCGCTGATCGCGGTGGTCACCCTGGTCGCGATCCTGCTCGCCACGGTGGCCTTCCGGGGTTTCCTGGCCCGACTGTCCATCCTGCTCGGTGTGGTGGTCGGCTGGGTGCTCGCGGCCGCCCTCGGCGACCTCGACCCGAAGGCGGTCGACGGGCTGCGCGACGCCGCCTGGGTCGGCCTGCCCGATTTCCACGCGCCGAGCTTCAGCCTGCGCGCCGTCGTCCTGGTGATCCCGGTGATCCTGGTGCTGATCGCGGAGAACGCCGGCCACGTCAAGGCGGTCGCCGCGATGACCGGCCGCAACCTGGACAAGGACATGGGCCGGGCGTTCCTGGGTGACGGGCTGGCCACCGTGCTGGCCGGCTCCGGCGGCGGCTCCGGCACCACCACGTACGCGGAAAACATCGGCGTGATGGCGGCGACCCGGGTCTACTCGACCGCCGCGTACTGGGTGGCCGGGGTGGCGGCGGTGCTGCTCGGACTGAGCCCGAAATTCGGCGCGCTGATCCTCACCGTGCCGGCCGGAGTGCTGGGCGGCGCCACCACCGCGCTGTACGGCCTGATCGCCATCCTCGGCGCGCGGATCTGGATCGAGAACCGGGTGGACTTCCACGACCCGGTGAACCTGCTGACCGCGGCGGTCGCGGTGATCGTCGGCGCGGCGAACTACACGCTGACCGCCGGCGACCTGTCGTTCAACGGCATCGCCCTCGGCACCGCCGCCGCCCTGGTCAGCTACCACGGCATGCGCCTGATCGCCCGCCTCCGCGGCACCACCCCCGAAACCCGCCCCGCCCCCGCCCCCGAACTCTAA
- a CDS encoding TrmH family RNA methyltransferase, translating to MSAAIRVRPRRELRAARRPRPHRCWGHLVAAPLWPMHGANLGTLLRTCDAVGACLAVPPFRWVDEAIARGNTLRRPGCVHRVGSPLRWLAAERAAGSRILGVELADEAIRLGDLPAARGRTVVVLGHEATGIPPEALDALDAAVEIPMVGGGQCLNVAVAGSLVLYKLAGLL from the coding sequence GTGAGCGCCGCCATCCGGGTCCGGCCGCGCCGCGAGCTGCGGGCCGCCCGCCGTCCCCGTCCGCACCGCTGCTGGGGGCACCTGGTCGCCGCCCCGCTCTGGCCGATGCACGGCGCCAACCTGGGCACCCTGTTGCGCACCTGTGACGCCGTCGGCGCCTGCCTGGCGGTGCCGCCGTTCCGCTGGGTGGACGAGGCGATCGCCCGGGGCAACACGCTGCGCCGGCCGGGCTGCGTGCACCGGGTCGGCAGCCCGCTGCGCTGGCTGGCCGCCGAGCGGGCCGCCGGCAGCCGGATCCTCGGGGTGGAGCTGGCCGACGAGGCGATCCGCCTCGGCGACCTGCCCGCCGCGCGCGGCCGTACCGTCGTGGTGCTGGGCCACGAGGCCACCGGCATCCCGCCGGAGGCGCTCGATGCCCTGGACGCGGCGGTGGAGATCCCGATGGTCGGCGGCGGGCAGTGTCTGAACGTCGCGGTCGCCGGCTCCCTGGTGCTCTACAAGCTGGCCGGCCTGCTCTGA
- a CDS encoding nucleoside/nucleotide kinase family protein, which produces MSVPSAPVHRSVSTWQQPVPASTTAERAALLDRIAGRILALGPGRLRVGVDGLTAAGKTTFAHELAVRISAAGRPVLRASLDDFKRPWRERHRYDRESGPGYYRNAFDCAAIRRLLLEPAGASGSGRCVLCLIDPLTQLDHSSLVTTAGPDAVTIVDGVFAFRPELDDLWEHRIWLDVPAELSVRRGVDRDAGRTGAAEAEALHRDRYLAAHRHYLADADPLPRVDVIVDNADVDRPRLRRG; this is translated from the coding sequence ATGAGCGTTCCGTCAGCCCCGGTGCACCGTTCGGTCTCGACCTGGCAGCAGCCCGTACCGGCGTCGACCACCGCCGAGCGGGCCGCCCTGCTCGACCGGATCGCCGGCCGGATCCTCGCCCTCGGGCCCGGGCGGCTGCGGGTCGGCGTGGACGGCCTGACCGCCGCCGGGAAGACGACCTTCGCCCACGAGCTGGCGGTACGGATCAGCGCGGCCGGCCGGCCGGTGCTCCGGGCCAGCCTGGACGACTTCAAGCGCCCCTGGCGGGAGCGGCACCGCTACGACCGCGAGTCGGGGCCGGGGTACTACCGCAACGCCTTCGACTGCGCGGCGATCCGCCGGCTGCTGCTGGAACCGGCCGGGGCGTCCGGCTCGGGTCGCTGCGTGCTGTGCCTGATCGACCCGCTCACCCAGCTCGACCACTCCTCGCTGGTCACCACCGCCGGGCCGGACGCGGTGACGATCGTCGACGGCGTGTTCGCGTTCCGGCCCGAGCTGGACGACCTGTGGGAGCACCGGATCTGGCTGGACGTGCCGGCCGAGCTGTCGGTGCGACGGGGGGTGGACCGGGACGCCGGGCGGACCGGCGCGGCGGAGGCGGAGGCGCTGCACCGCGACCGCTACCTCGCCGCGCACCGGCACTACCTGGCCGATGCGGACCCGTTGCCCCGGGTGGACGTGATCGTCGACAACGCCGACGTCGACCGCCCCCGGCTGCGGCGCGGCTGA
- a CDS encoding DNA gyrase/topoisomerase IV subunit A produces the protein MARRKEDRAKVDLSAFDQAGARVIDNSLVAEVSDSYLEYAFSVIHSRALPDARDGLKPVHRRILWSMYDSGFRPDRAHVKSARVVGDVMGRYHPHGDTAIYDAMVRLAQDFSLNVPLIDGHGNFGSPDDGPAAARYTECRLSREAMLLVGELGEDTVDVEPNYDGSLTQPTVLPAAFPNLLVNGASGIAVGMATNMIPHNLGEVVQAARWLINHPDATLDKLMEFVPGPDLPTGGLLLGLDEVRRAYETGRGVVRMRGKVEIGPLEGSRGRQAITVVELPYGVGAEKVIAAITNEVTKTKRLTGIADVKDLTDRESGTRLVIECKVGVNPQALLADLYRLTPLEQSFGVNNLVLVDGQPRTLGLKALLEVFLAHRYEVVTRRSSYRRRKREERLHLVDGLLIALLDIDKVVKLIRASEDAQAAKDGLMQKFKLSEIQATYILDTPLRRLTKYDRIELEAEQEKLRAEIAELSRILDDPKVLRKLVSDELAAVVKQFGTARRTTLVDGDLKEVLAASAPAGPLEVADDPCQVILSATGLVARTAAESEEAAEGRRRHGRVKHDAVRAVVHTTARGRVLLVTSAGRAFKIDVLPLPVLPEQAGTVSLRGGMSAAELVPLAAGETVVGLAPLGPTAEGSPGLALGTRQGVVKVCAPDWPVRSDEFEVIGLREGDEVVGATWLTDGAETLTFVTSEASLLRFSAGLVRPQGLKGGGMAGINLPAGARVVFFGAVRTDDPKHGEPMVVTSTGATVKVTPFKAYPAKGRATGGVRAQRFLKGETDVVVAWVGPRPVGATVNGEPVELPAADPRRDGSGFAVMLGPTVIGHQIERD, from the coding sequence ATGGCACGCCGCAAGGAAGACCGCGCCAAGGTGGACCTGTCCGCCTTCGACCAGGCCGGCGCTCGGGTCATCGACAACTCGCTGGTCGCCGAGGTCTCCGACTCCTACCTGGAGTACGCCTTCTCGGTGATCCACTCCCGCGCCCTGCCGGACGCCCGCGACGGCCTCAAGCCGGTGCACCGGCGCATCCTCTGGTCGATGTACGACTCCGGGTTCCGCCCGGACCGGGCGCATGTCAAGTCCGCTCGGGTGGTCGGCGACGTGATGGGTCGCTACCACCCGCACGGGGATACGGCAATCTACGACGCGATGGTCCGGCTGGCCCAGGACTTCTCCCTGAACGTGCCGCTCATCGACGGGCACGGCAACTTTGGATCTCCAGACGACGGACCGGCCGCGGCGCGTTACACCGAGTGTCGGTTGTCCCGCGAGGCGATGCTGCTCGTCGGCGAGCTGGGCGAGGACACCGTCGACGTCGAGCCGAACTACGACGGCTCGCTGACCCAGCCCACCGTGCTGCCCGCCGCCTTCCCCAACCTGCTGGTCAACGGCGCGTCCGGGATCGCGGTCGGGATGGCGACGAACATGATCCCGCACAACCTCGGCGAGGTGGTCCAGGCCGCCCGCTGGCTGATCAACCACCCGGACGCCACGCTCGACAAGCTGATGGAGTTCGTGCCCGGCCCCGACCTGCCCACCGGCGGCCTGCTGCTCGGCCTGGACGAGGTGCGCCGGGCGTACGAGACCGGGCGCGGCGTGGTGCGGATGCGCGGCAAGGTGGAGATCGGCCCGCTGGAGGGCAGCCGGGGCCGGCAGGCGATCACCGTGGTCGAGCTGCCGTACGGCGTGGGCGCCGAGAAGGTCATCGCGGCGATCACCAACGAGGTCACCAAGACCAAGCGGCTCACCGGCATCGCCGACGTCAAGGACCTCACCGACCGGGAGAGCGGCACCCGGCTGGTCATCGAGTGCAAGGTCGGCGTGAACCCGCAGGCCCTGCTCGCCGACCTCTACCGGCTCACCCCGTTGGAGCAGTCCTTCGGCGTCAACAACCTGGTGCTGGTCGACGGGCAGCCGCGGACCCTCGGGCTGAAGGCGCTGCTGGAGGTCTTCCTGGCGCACCGCTACGAGGTGGTGACCCGGCGCAGCTCGTACCGGCGGCGCAAGCGCGAGGAGCGGCTGCACCTGGTCGACGGGCTGCTGATCGCGCTGCTCGACATCGACAAGGTGGTCAAGCTGATCCGGGCCAGCGAGGACGCGCAGGCGGCCAAGGACGGGCTGATGCAGAAGTTCAAGCTCTCCGAGATCCAGGCGACCTACATCCTGGACACTCCGCTGCGCCGGCTGACCAAGTACGACCGGATCGAGCTGGAGGCCGAGCAGGAGAAGCTGCGCGCCGAGATCGCCGAGCTGTCCCGGATCCTCGACGACCCGAAGGTGCTCAGGAAGCTCGTCTCCGACGAGTTGGCCGCGGTGGTGAAACAGTTCGGCACCGCCCGGCGTACCACCCTGGTCGACGGCGACCTCAAGGAGGTGCTGGCCGCGTCCGCGCCGGCGGGTCCGCTGGAGGTGGCCGACGATCCGTGCCAGGTGATCCTCTCCGCGACCGGGCTGGTCGCCCGGACCGCTGCCGAGTCGGAGGAGGCCGCCGAGGGGCGGCGGCGGCACGGCCGGGTCAAGCACGACGCGGTACGCGCCGTCGTGCATACCACGGCCCGAGGCCGGGTGCTGCTGGTGACCAGCGCCGGCCGGGCGTTCAAGATCGATGTGCTGCCGCTGCCGGTGCTGCCCGAGCAGGCCGGCACGGTGTCGCTGCGCGGCGGCATGTCGGCCGCCGAGCTGGTGCCGCTGGCGGCCGGCGAGACGGTGGTCGGCCTGGCGCCGCTCGGCCCGACCGCCGAGGGCTCGCCGGGGCTGGCACTGGGCACCCGGCAGGGCGTGGTGAAGGTCTGCGCGCCGGACTGGCCGGTCCGCTCGGACGAGTTCGAGGTGATCGGGCTGCGCGAGGGCGACGAGGTGGTGGGCGCGACCTGGCTCACCGACGGGGCCGAGACGCTCACCTTCGTCACCTCGGAGGCGTCGCTGCTGCGCTTCTCCGCCGGGCTGGTGCGCCCGCAGGGCCTCAAGGGTGGCGGCATGGCCGGCATCAACCTGCCGGCCGGCGCTCGGGTGGTGTTCTTCGGCGCGGTCCGCACCGACGACCCGAAGCACGGTGAGCCGATGGTGGTCACCTCCACCGGCGCCACGGTGAAGGTGACGCCGTTCAAGGCGTACCCGGCGAAGGGGCGGGCGACCGGCGGGGTGCGCGCCCAGCGGTTCCTCAAGGGCGAGACCGACGTGGTGGTCGCCTGGGTCGGCCCGCGCCCGGTGGGCGCCACCGTCAACGGCGAGCCGGTCGAGTTGCCGGCGGCCGACCCGCGCCGTGACGGCTCCGGCTTCGCCGTCATGCTCGGCCCCACCGTCATCGGCCACCAGATCGAGCGCGACTGA
- a CDS encoding SGNH/GDSL hydrolase family protein: MSRFRRTVVAVALAAATAALATAVAPPAPASAALPTAAVALGDSFISGEGAGAYAPVVDVNGVAQGFPGWTAPNSNAFFCHRSANASLHRATLPGIQDRFNLACSGGQPHDIATTSSARANGRQVAAQLDQLRAVGRTHDIDLVLLGLGSNNSSFTFGDVAEKCANRFIADAWTGWWEFWAYLGGPVEQEPCTDADLATAAQWSAATAETTTAVRQLLATLREIDADGQHRVVFQDYTNPLPFDLDPTFHSEDSRDDTRDKFRALGAERYAAGCPIHRASLLPGHRFSQGLGTLVRSTRDTLAAEFPGADLVYLNVQRAFDGARLCESAASPTGALATPIRLQDSPPNGVFVTSLAGKDKIAIQRIANTCVSYFQTCQESWHPNAAGHQVLGQCLGGAAATSARAVACVRASNGSITVS; this comes from the coding sequence ATGTCCAGGTTCCGTCGTACCGTCGTCGCGGTCGCGCTGGCCGCCGCCACGGCGGCGCTCGCCACCGCCGTGGCGCCGCCCGCGCCCGCCTCGGCGGCCCTGCCCACCGCGGCCGTCGCGCTCGGCGACAGCTTCATCAGCGGCGAGGGCGCCGGCGCGTACGCCCCCGTGGTCGACGTCAACGGCGTCGCGCAGGGCTTCCCCGGCTGGACCGCGCCGAACAGCAACGCGTTCTTCTGCCACCGCTCGGCGAACGCCTCGCTGCACCGGGCCACCCTGCCGGGCATCCAGGACCGGTTCAACCTCGCCTGCTCCGGCGGCCAGCCGCACGACATCGCCACCACCTCCTCGGCCCGGGCGAACGGCCGGCAGGTGGCCGCGCAGCTCGACCAGCTCCGCGCGGTCGGGCGTACCCACGACATCGACCTGGTGCTGCTCGGGCTCGGTTCCAACAACAGCTCGTTCACCTTCGGTGACGTCGCCGAGAAGTGCGCCAACCGGTTCATCGCGGACGCCTGGACCGGCTGGTGGGAGTTCTGGGCGTACCTGGGCGGGCCGGTCGAGCAGGAGCCGTGCACGGACGCCGACCTGGCCACCGCCGCGCAGTGGAGCGCCGCGACCGCGGAGACCACCACGGCCGTACGCCAGCTGCTGGCCACCCTGCGCGAGATCGACGCCGACGGGCAGCACCGGGTGGTGTTCCAGGACTACACCAACCCGTTGCCGTTCGACCTCGACCCGACGTTCCACTCGGAGGACAGCCGGGACGACACCCGGGACAAGTTCCGCGCCCTCGGCGCCGAGCGGTACGCGGCCGGCTGCCCGATCCACCGGGCCAGCCTGCTGCCCGGCCACCGCTTCTCGCAGGGCCTCGGCACCCTGGTGCGGTCCACCCGGGACACCCTGGCCGCCGAGTTCCCCGGCGCCGACCTGGTCTACCTCAACGTGCAGCGGGCCTTCGACGGCGCCCGGCTCTGCGAGTCGGCGGCCAGCCCGACCGGCGCGCTGGCCACCCCGATCCGGCTCCAGGACTCCCCGCCGAACGGCGTCTTCGTCACCAGCCTGGCCGGCAAGGACAAGATCGCCATCCAGCGGATCGCCAACACCTGCGTGTCGTACTTCCAGACCTGTCAGGAGTCGTGGCACCCGAACGCGGCCGGGCACCAGGTGCTCGGGCAGTGCCTGGGCGGCGCCGCCGCCACCAGCGCCCGCGCGGTGGCCTGCGTCCGCGCGAGCAACGGGTCGATCACCGTCTCCTGA
- a CDS encoding DNA gyrase/topoisomerase IV subunit B: MTAEPETLYGADDLTHLEGLDAVRKRPGMYIGSTDSRGVGHLVNEILDNATDEGVAGHARKVEVTLHADGSVQVDDDGRGIPTDVHARSGLSGVELVLTRLHAGGKFGGSGYKTSGGLHGVGASAVNALSRRFDVTVRRGGKVHAMSFRHGVPGIFDGDGPDAPFTAGPGLQVVGAMKRGQRTGTSIRYWHDPRYFETGAALDAEAVRMKLRNTAFLVPGVSYLLRDHTGAESTEERFHFPNGLTDMVEFLAPAGDRPVSGTLLVTGEGSYRENAADANGVMQSNVQRRAEIEVAFRWGTGYERTVECFTNTIRNAHGGTHRKGFERALARTLADAVRNARGLLKAKEDPPTLDDVLEGMTAVVHVRIPEPQFTSQTKDELSTAGITKVIQSLVEQHLKAWLEDRKTKTEARTVLQKIVDAARVRLTQKQQKDAARRKTALEGASMPAKLVDCRAAGIERSELFIVEGDSALGTGRLARSAEYQALLPIRGKILNVQKANLQQVLDNAECAAIVQVLGAGSGRTFDLPAMRYGRVLIMADADVDGAHIRTLLITLFARYMRPLIEAGRLYAAMPPLHKITTKGRNPETFYTYTQAEMAATVRRLEKAGKQIVTPIPRFKGLGEMDADELWETTMNPATRSVRRITLDDVDAAERILELLMGEKVEPRRNWLIDSADLVDREAIDA, from the coding sequence TTGACCGCAGAGCCTGAGACCCTGTACGGGGCCGACGACCTCACGCACCTCGAGGGGCTGGACGCCGTCCGCAAGCGGCCCGGCATGTACATCGGCTCCACCGACAGCCGTGGCGTGGGTCACCTCGTCAACGAGATTCTCGACAACGCCACCGACGAGGGTGTCGCCGGTCACGCCCGCAAGGTCGAGGTGACGCTGCACGCCGACGGCTCGGTGCAGGTCGACGACGACGGCCGGGGCATCCCCACCGACGTGCACGCCCGCTCCGGCCTCTCCGGCGTCGAGCTGGTACTCACCCGACTGCACGCCGGCGGCAAGTTCGGCGGCTCCGGCTACAAGACCTCCGGCGGCCTGCACGGCGTGGGCGCCTCGGCGGTCAACGCGCTCTCCCGCCGGTTCGACGTCACGGTCCGCCGGGGCGGCAAGGTCCACGCGATGTCGTTCCGGCACGGCGTGCCGGGGATCTTCGACGGCGATGGGCCGGACGCGCCGTTCACCGCCGGCCCGGGGCTCCAGGTCGTCGGCGCGATGAAGCGCGGCCAGCGCACCGGCACCTCCATCCGCTACTGGCACGACCCCCGCTACTTCGAGACCGGCGCGGCCCTGGACGCCGAGGCCGTGCGGATGAAGCTGCGCAACACCGCCTTCCTGGTCCCCGGGGTGAGCTACCTGCTGCGCGACCACACCGGCGCGGAGTCGACCGAGGAGCGCTTCCACTTCCCCAACGGGCTGACCGACATGGTGGAGTTCCTCGCCCCGGCCGGCGACCGCCCGGTCTCCGGCACCCTGCTGGTCACCGGCGAGGGCAGCTACCGGGAGAACGCCGCCGACGCCAACGGCGTGATGCAGTCCAACGTCCAGCGCCGGGCCGAGATCGAGGTGGCCTTCCGCTGGGGCACCGGCTACGAGCGCACCGTCGAGTGCTTCACCAACACCATCCGCAACGCGCACGGCGGCACCCACCGCAAGGGCTTCGAGCGCGCCCTGGCGCGTACCCTCGCCGACGCCGTCCGCAACGCCCGGGGCCTGCTCAAGGCCAAGGAGGATCCGCCCACCCTGGACGACGTCCTGGAGGGGATGACCGCGGTGGTGCACGTGCGGATCCCCGAGCCGCAGTTCACCTCGCAGACCAAGGACGAACTCTCCACCGCCGGCATCACCAAGGTGATCCAGTCGCTGGTCGAGCAGCACCTGAAGGCCTGGCTGGAAGACCGGAAGACGAAGACCGAGGCGCGTACGGTCCTGCAGAAGATCGTCGACGCGGCCCGGGTGCGGCTGACCCAGAAGCAGCAGAAGGACGCCGCGCGGCGCAAGACCGCCCTGGAGGGCGCGTCGATGCCGGCCAAGCTGGTCGACTGCCGCGCCGCGGGGATCGAGCGCAGCGAGCTGTTCATCGTGGAGGGTGACAGCGCGCTGGGCACCGGCCGCCTCGCCCGGTCCGCCGAGTACCAGGCCCTGCTGCCCATCCGGGGCAAGATCCTCAACGTGCAGAAGGCCAACCTCCAGCAGGTGCTCGACAACGCCGAGTGCGCTGCCATCGTGCAGGTGCTCGGCGCCGGCTCCGGGCGTACCTTCGACCTGCCCGCCATGCGCTACGGCCGCGTGCTGATCATGGCGGACGCCGACGTGGACGGCGCGCACATCCGGACGCTGCTGATCACGCTCTTCGCCCGCTACATGCGGCCGCTGATCGAGGCCGGCCGGCTCTACGCCGCGATGCCGCCCCTGCACAAGATCACCACCAAGGGGCGCAACCCGGAGACGTTCTACACCTACACCCAGGCCGAGATGGCGGCGACGGTCCGCCGGCTGGAGAAGGCCGGCAAGCAGATCGTCACCCCGATCCCGCGGTTCAAGGGTCTCGGCGAGATGGACGCCGACGAGTTGTGGGAGACCACCATGAACCCGGCCACCCGGTCGGTCCGCCGGATCACCCTCGACGACGTGGACGCCGCCGAGCGGATCCTTGAGCTGCTGATGGGGGAGAAGGTCGAGCCGCGCCGCAACTGGCTGATCGACTCGGCCGACCTGGTCGACCGAGAGGCGATCGACGCATGA